One Arthrobacter sp. StoSoilB20 DNA segment encodes these proteins:
- the gatB gene encoding Asp-tRNA(Asn)/Glu-tRNA(Gln) amidotransferase subunit GatB has translation MSVDATLSFEEAMEKYDPVLGFEVHVELNTKTKMFSSAPNVFGDEPNTNVNEVDLGMPGVLPVVNKTAVESSIKIGLALNCKIAESCRFARKNYFYPDTPKNFQTSQYDEPIAYDGYLDIELEDGTVFRVEIERAHMEEDAGKLTHMGGAAGRIQGADYSLVDYNRSGVPLVEIVTKPIEGAGSRAPELAKAYVAAVREIVKNLGVSDAKMERGNVRCDANVSLRPHGRERFGIRSETKNVNSLRAVEHAVRYEIQRHAAVLDSGEPVIQETRHWHEDTRSTTSGRPKSDADDYRYFPEPDLVPVVASREWVEELRATLPEPPAERRKRLKEAWGYSDLEFRDVVNAGVMDSIEETIAAGASADVARKWWMGEIVGRAKVADVDPSELGVTPQVIVELNKLVEDGKINNKMATQVLDGVLAGEGTPAEIVEKRGLAVVSDDGPLLEAIDAALAAQPDVAEKIRGGKVQAIGAIVGGVMKATRGQADAGRVRELILEKLGVQG, from the coding sequence ATGTCCGTCGACGCAACCCTGAGCTTCGAAGAGGCCATGGAGAAGTACGATCCCGTTTTGGGGTTTGAGGTCCATGTGGAACTCAACACCAAGACCAAGATGTTCTCCTCCGCGCCGAACGTTTTCGGTGACGAACCGAACACCAACGTCAACGAGGTTGACCTGGGCATGCCCGGCGTCTTGCCCGTGGTGAACAAAACGGCTGTGGAGTCCTCCATCAAGATCGGCCTTGCCCTGAACTGCAAGATTGCCGAGTCCTGCCGCTTCGCCCGGAAGAACTATTTCTATCCGGACACCCCCAAGAACTTCCAGACCTCGCAGTACGACGAGCCGATCGCCTACGACGGTTACCTGGACATTGAGCTTGAGGACGGCACCGTCTTCCGCGTGGAGATCGAGCGCGCCCACATGGAGGAGGACGCCGGCAAGCTCACGCACATGGGTGGCGCGGCCGGCCGTATCCAGGGTGCCGATTACTCGTTGGTGGACTACAACCGTTCGGGTGTTCCGTTGGTGGAAATCGTCACCAAGCCCATTGAGGGTGCCGGCAGCCGGGCGCCTGAACTGGCCAAGGCCTACGTCGCCGCTGTCCGTGAGATCGTGAAGAACCTTGGCGTTTCCGACGCCAAGATGGAGCGTGGAAACGTCCGTTGCGACGCCAACGTTTCCCTCCGCCCGCATGGTCGGGAACGCTTCGGTATTCGTTCGGAGACCAAGAACGTGAACTCGCTGCGGGCCGTCGAGCACGCTGTCCGCTACGAAATCCAGCGCCACGCTGCCGTCCTTGACTCCGGCGAGCCGGTCATCCAGGAGACGCGCCACTGGCACGAGGACACGCGTTCGACGACGTCGGGCCGGCCCAAGTCCGACGCTGACGATTACCGCTACTTCCCGGAGCCGGACCTGGTTCCGGTTGTCGCCTCCCGTGAGTGGGTGGAGGAACTCCGCGCCACCCTTCCCGAGCCGCCGGCCGAGCGTCGCAAGCGCCTGAAGGAAGCATGGGGGTACTCGGACCTGGAATTCCGTGACGTAGTGAACGCAGGTGTCATGGATTCCATTGAGGAAACCATTGCTGCCGGTGCCTCCGCCGATGTTGCCCGTAAGTGGTGGATGGGCGAAATCGTAGGCCGCGCCAAGGTGGCCGACGTCGATCCTTCCGAGCTCGGTGTCACCCCGCAGGTCATTGTCGAGCTGAACAAGCTCGTTGAAGACGGCAAGATCAACAACAAGATGGCCACGCAGGTCCTGGACGGCGTGCTCGCCGGCGAAGGAACTCCGGCGGAGATCGTCGAGAAGCGTGGCCTTGCGGTTGTCTCCGACGACGGTCCTCTCTTGGAAGCGATCGACGCAGCACTGGCAGCACAGCCGGATGTCGCCGAGAAGATCCGTGGCGGCAAGGTCCAGGCCATCGGTGCAATCGTTGGCGGCGTCATGAAGGCCACCCGTGGCCAGGCAGACGCTGGACGCGTCCGCGAACTCATCCTTGAGAAGTTGGGCGTCCAAGGCTAA
- a CDS encoding DUF5666 domain-containing protein, producing the protein MATLSPSFRKVLLAGGIAVALTGGGAAAVWAGTQPSPSPSSASASPGPSASAKSDPTEGRGQPIHGEHVVKQQDGSYRTVVTQAGTIDAVSASEVTVKSEDGFSQRYAIKAETRIAKVSAGTSEPGNGKGRPSLTSATAADLKAGDAVRISGTKDGGSVTATRIVSGDLPVGIKGHGHQRGHGHK; encoded by the coding sequence ATGGCCACATTGTCACCCAGCTTCCGGAAGGTCCTTCTGGCCGGCGGAATCGCCGTTGCCTTGACCGGCGGCGGGGCCGCCGCCGTGTGGGCGGGCACCCAACCCAGCCCTTCGCCGTCGAGCGCTTCTGCCTCACCCGGTCCGTCCGCGTCCGCTAAATCCGACCCCACCGAAGGCCGCGGGCAGCCAATCCATGGCGAACACGTGGTGAAGCAGCAGGATGGGAGCTACCGCACCGTGGTTACCCAGGCTGGAACCATCGATGCCGTGAGCGCTTCGGAGGTGACTGTGAAGAGCGAGGACGGTTTCAGCCAGCGCTACGCGATCAAAGCGGAGACGCGGATCGCCAAAGTTTCTGCGGGGACCTCGGAGCCGGGGAATGGCAAAGGCAGGCCGTCACTGACGTCGGCCACGGCGGCTGACCTCAAAGCCGGCGATGCCGTGCGCATCAGCGGCACCAAGGATGGCGGCTCAGTGACAGCCACCAGGATCGTCTCCGGCGATCTGCCGGTTGGCATCAAAGGCCATGGGCACCAGCGTGGGCATGGGCACAAGTAG
- a CDS encoding formylglycine-generating enzyme family protein codes for MADCCSPGAGAREHPAPGPALPLRPAGGHRDPGAAVEPSASTAVPAVSGDGTNDVDIPAGTFSMGDPFNEGYDDDGESPLHEVSVSQFRISATTVTNEEFAAFVDATGHRTESEIYGTSAVFHLAVEANSQDVLNRVNNVPWWLNVRGADWAHPAGKLSHWSDIPDHPVTHVSHNDALAYCQWAGRRLPTEAEWEYAARGGLSGQRYPWGNDLHSTTATTEGHNCNIWQGDFPTRNTVEDGYLTTAPAKAFNPNGYGLYQTSGNVWEWCSDWFLPKYYKTCHAQGTVQDPQGPSIGRGRVMRGGSYLCHDSYCNRYRLAARSSNTPDSASGNLGFRTVAL; via the coding sequence ATGGCAGATTGCTGCAGCCCGGGCGCCGGTGCCCGGGAACACCCCGCGCCCGGGCCGGCACTGCCCCTGCGCCCGGCGGGCGGACACCGGGACCCGGGCGCTGCCGTCGAGCCTTCCGCTTCGACCGCTGTCCCAGCCGTAAGCGGCGACGGAACCAACGATGTCGACATCCCTGCCGGAACGTTTTCCATGGGCGATCCCTTCAACGAGGGTTACGACGACGACGGCGAATCACCCCTGCACGAGGTGTCGGTCTCACAGTTCCGGATCAGCGCCACCACCGTGACCAACGAAGAGTTCGCCGCTTTCGTCGATGCCACCGGCCACCGCACGGAGTCGGAGATCTACGGAACATCAGCAGTGTTCCACCTTGCCGTGGAGGCCAACAGCCAGGACGTTTTGAACCGGGTCAACAACGTTCCTTGGTGGCTCAATGTCCGTGGAGCGGATTGGGCCCATCCCGCAGGCAAGCTCTCCCACTGGTCCGACATCCCGGACCACCCCGTTACCCATGTGTCCCACAACGACGCCCTGGCTTACTGCCAATGGGCGGGTCGCCGGCTTCCCACGGAAGCCGAGTGGGAATATGCCGCACGCGGCGGGCTGTCAGGGCAGCGCTATCCCTGGGGCAACGATCTGCACTCCACCACAGCAACAACAGAGGGCCACAACTGCAACATCTGGCAGGGCGACTTCCCGACCCGCAACACAGTGGAGGACGGCTACCTCACCACCGCGCCCGCAAAAGCGTTCAACCCCAACGGCTACGGGCTGTACCAAACCAGCGGGAATGTGTGGGAATGGTGCAGCGACTGGTTCCTGCCCAAGTACTACAAAACCTGCCACGCACAGGGAACCGTCCAGGACCCGCAAGGGCCCAGCATCGGCCGGGGCCGGGTAATGCGCGGCGGCTCATACCTCTGCCACGATTCCTATTGCAACCGCTACCGCCTCGCCGCACGGAGCTCAAACACGCCGGACTCAGCCAGCGGCAACCTCGGTTTCAGGACGGTGGCCCTCTAG
- a CDS encoding ABC transporter permease subunit has protein sequence MNSTTEQAPALPEARGVATPARGSTPGSAKKRKRNKPPQQSFRSRLRRDKQMLLMMVPGVAFLLLFFYIPILGNVIAFQDYQPYLGIGDSLWVGGQNFVDLFGNPDFIHAFWNTLYLAGWQLVFLFPVPLVLALIVDSLVSTRVRRIFQSIAYLPHFLSWVLVIAFFQQMLGGAGFVNNLLRDWGMDPIPFMTNPETFPVMVVVQMIWKDAGWAMIIFLAALASIDASLYEAAAADGAGRWRRMWHITLPGLRPVIVLLLILRIGDILSVGFEQFILQRDAVGAGAAEVLDTFTYYTGVVGGGWSSGAAAGLAKGVVSALLIYGANKLAHRFGEDGIFAKQVR, from the coding sequence ATGAACTCGACGACGGAACAGGCCCCGGCACTGCCGGAGGCCCGCGGGGTCGCGACGCCGGCACGGGGGAGCACCCCTGGATCTGCGAAGAAGCGGAAGAGGAACAAGCCCCCGCAGCAGAGTTTCCGGTCCCGTCTGCGGCGCGACAAGCAGATGCTGCTCATGATGGTCCCGGGTGTGGCGTTCCTGCTGCTCTTCTTCTATATCCCCATCCTGGGCAACGTCATCGCGTTCCAGGACTACCAGCCCTATTTGGGCATCGGTGACAGTCTGTGGGTCGGCGGGCAGAACTTCGTGGACCTGTTCGGAAACCCGGACTTCATTCACGCTTTCTGGAACACCTTGTACCTGGCCGGCTGGCAGTTGGTGTTCCTGTTTCCGGTTCCCTTGGTACTGGCGCTGATCGTGGACTCGTTGGTCAGCACCCGGGTCCGGCGGATTTTCCAGAGCATCGCTTACCTCCCGCACTTTCTGTCCTGGGTTCTGGTGATCGCGTTCTTCCAGCAGATGCTCGGCGGCGCAGGCTTCGTCAATAACCTGCTGAGGGACTGGGGCATGGACCCCATTCCGTTCATGACCAATCCGGAAACCTTCCCGGTAATGGTGGTTGTCCAAATGATCTGGAAGGACGCCGGGTGGGCAATGATCATCTTCCTGGCAGCCCTTGCCAGCATCGATGCCTCCCTTTATGAGGCTGCTGCTGCCGACGGCGCTGGTCGCTGGCGCCGGATGTGGCACATCACCCTTCCGGGTTTGAGGCCCGTGATCGTACTTTTGCTGATCCTGCGCATCGGCGACATCCTCTCGGTCGGCTTTGAACAGTTCATCCTCCAGCGCGACGCTGTCGGTGCTGGAGCCGCGGAAGTGCTGGACACCTTCACTTACTACACCGGCGTGGTGGGCGGCGGCTGGAGCTCAGGTGCCGCAGCCGGGCTGGCCAAGGGAGTGGTCAGCGCCCTTTTGATCTACGGCGCCAACAAACTTGCCCACCGCTTCGGCGAAGACGGCATCTTCGCAAAACAAGTGCGCTGA
- a CDS encoding carbohydrate ABC transporter permease has translation MATTLFTRKPRELTYNPKRPVWKEKPSALYQTIKAVVLVVFSLSILTPILLVVSTSLADTEQLVKAGGFVLWPERPTLEAYATIFKGPMVLQSLGVSMLVTAVGTILALFVTITMAYATSRTVLFGRPVILAVLFTLLFAPGLIPSFLMIRQLGLLDSLWSLILPGIFGAFNFVVMRSFFMNIPGELIESARIDGANDWQILWRIVMPLSKAVIAVVGLFYAVGFWNSFFNALLYINDHSKWPIQLLLRNFVVQGSGAADQLGITTTPPPQSIQMAVVVVALVPILMVYPFLQKHFAKGVITGAVKG, from the coding sequence ATGGCAACAACACTTTTCACCAGGAAACCCCGGGAACTTACCTACAACCCCAAGCGCCCGGTCTGGAAGGAAAAGCCTTCCGCCCTTTACCAAACGATCAAAGCAGTAGTGCTGGTCGTCTTCAGCTTGTCCATCCTCACGCCCATCCTGCTGGTGGTCTCGACGTCCCTCGCTGACACAGAGCAGTTGGTGAAGGCAGGCGGATTTGTCCTCTGGCCCGAACGCCCAACGTTGGAGGCCTACGCCACCATCTTCAAAGGCCCCATGGTGCTCCAATCACTTGGCGTGAGCATGCTGGTCACAGCAGTAGGGACCATCCTGGCGCTCTTCGTGACCATCACCATGGCCTACGCCACCAGCCGTACCGTCCTCTTTGGCCGCCCCGTGATTCTCGCCGTCCTGTTCACCCTCCTGTTTGCTCCGGGGCTGATCCCGTCGTTCCTGATGATCCGGCAACTGGGCCTGTTGGACTCGCTGTGGTCCTTGATCCTGCCGGGCATCTTTGGAGCCTTCAACTTTGTGGTGATGCGGTCATTCTTCATGAACATCCCCGGTGAACTGATCGAAAGTGCCAGGATCGACGGCGCCAACGACTGGCAAATCCTTTGGCGCATCGTGATGCCACTGTCCAAAGCCGTGATCGCCGTGGTCGGGCTGTTCTACGCGGTCGGTTTCTGGAACTCGTTCTTCAACGCGCTCCTCTACATCAACGATCACAGCAAGTGGCCCATCCAGTTGCTGCTCCGCAATTTCGTGGTCCAAGGCAGCGGGGCGGCTGACCAATTGGGAATCACCACTACGCCGCCGCCGCAGTCCATCCAGATGGCCGTGGTCGTGGTGGCCCTGGTCCCCATCCTGATGGTCTACCCCTTCCTGCAGAAGCACTTTGCCAAGGGCGTCATCACCGGCGCCGTCAAGGGCTGA
- a CDS encoding sugar ABC transporter substrate-binding protein produces MTSTTSQAGFSRRGFLGLAGLAVTAAGLSACGGGGASGSGGAAASASVKLPTYKEFTGVTPDIAGNAKGLQAGYFKLPNAVQSVKTPPLKGKVTGLTETFDTMSPGMKDNPFWQRLNTKLGGDLELQIAEDIGDGYPAKFATVLASNDLPDMMWVPPNQGIPNVGPMLEAKFQDLTPYLSGDAVLEYPNLAALKPDSWKTAVVNGKIWGAPIPSTPFGQVYLGNHDMWAKVGGFEAASADEFLDKAKELTRPGDQQYALEPAYINALHMVTEWFGAPNSWAVNKDRTLTHLYETDEYLAGVEFTAKMFAAGVFYPDSKATDIRSRVANGSVAAQVVVGPHDIRSYRALNKTARFDVLIPFSADGKVKPVYDMGYGTVGFTPFKKAEEGKIRELLSLINYLSAPFGTVEYMQKNFGELGEDYTIDGSGNPARTETGTTNAPGLVSALNIMSSPENVIFNPGFDDDTRYVSQQEEKLLEFAWRNPTNGSYSDTNAKVGAKITKQLRDKVVDIITGRAKVDELKDAVKRWKSEGGDKMREEYQAALDPNVPVFRS; encoded by the coding sequence ATGACGAGCACTACCTCCCAGGCTGGATTCAGCCGACGCGGTTTCCTTGGCCTCGCAGGCCTGGCCGTGACCGCTGCAGGCCTGTCCGCCTGCGGTGGCGGCGGAGCATCGGGCAGTGGAGGCGCCGCTGCCTCCGCTTCGGTCAAGTTGCCCACCTACAAGGAATTCACCGGCGTTACCCCGGATATTGCGGGCAACGCCAAGGGCCTCCAAGCCGGCTACTTCAAGCTGCCCAACGCCGTGCAGTCCGTGAAGACACCGCCGCTCAAGGGCAAAGTGACCGGCCTGACCGAAACGTTCGACACCATGAGCCCCGGCATGAAGGACAATCCCTTCTGGCAGCGGCTCAACACCAAGCTCGGCGGTGACCTGGAGCTTCAGATCGCCGAAGACATCGGAGACGGCTACCCGGCAAAGTTCGCCACCGTCCTGGCCAGCAACGATCTGCCGGACATGATGTGGGTTCCGCCGAACCAGGGTATCCCCAACGTCGGGCCCATGCTGGAAGCCAAGTTCCAGGACCTGACGCCGTACCTCTCCGGTGACGCCGTCCTTGAGTACCCCAACCTGGCTGCACTGAAGCCCGATTCCTGGAAGACCGCCGTCGTGAACGGCAAGATCTGGGGAGCTCCCATCCCGAGCACCCCGTTCGGCCAGGTGTACCTTGGCAACCACGACATGTGGGCGAAGGTGGGCGGCTTTGAAGCGGCAAGCGCCGATGAGTTCCTGGACAAAGCCAAGGAGCTGACCCGTCCCGGTGACCAGCAATATGCGTTGGAACCGGCCTACATCAATGCCCTTCACATGGTCACCGAATGGTTCGGGGCCCCCAACAGCTGGGCTGTGAACAAGGACCGCACCCTTACCCACCTCTACGAGACAGACGAGTACCTGGCCGGTGTGGAGTTCACCGCCAAAATGTTCGCAGCCGGCGTGTTCTACCCGGACTCCAAGGCAACGGACATCCGCTCACGTGTCGCCAACGGCAGCGTGGCAGCCCAGGTAGTGGTTGGCCCGCACGATATCCGGAGCTACCGCGCGCTGAACAAGACCGCCCGGTTCGATGTCCTCATTCCGTTCAGTGCCGACGGCAAGGTCAAGCCGGTCTACGACATGGGTTACGGCACGGTGGGCTTCACGCCGTTCAAGAAGGCCGAGGAAGGGAAGATCCGTGAACTGCTCTCCCTCATCAACTACCTGTCCGCCCCGTTCGGCACGGTGGAGTACATGCAGAAGAACTTCGGCGAGCTGGGCGAGGATTACACCATCGACGGTTCGGGCAACCCGGCACGCACCGAGACCGGAACCACCAACGCGCCCGGCCTGGTCTCGGCTTTGAACATTATGTCCAGCCCGGAGAACGTCATCTTCAACCCGGGGTTCGACGACGACACGCGATACGTCAGCCAGCAGGAAGAAAAACTGCTTGAGTTCGCATGGCGCAACCCCACCAACGGTTCCTACTCGGACACCAACGCCAAGGTAGGCGCCAAAATCACGAAGCAACTGCGGGACAAGGTAGTGGACATCATTACCGGCCGCGCCAAGGTGGACGAGCTCAAGGACGCTGTGAAGCGTTGGAAGAGCGAAGGCGGCGACAAGATGCGCGAGGAATACCAGGCCGCGTTGGACCCGAATGTGCCGGTATTCAGGAGCTAG
- a CDS encoding LacI family DNA-binding transcriptional regulator: MAKASTTGVRPTIRMVAELAGVSTATVSYVLSGRRGDGGPGVSDPTAEKVKAAAERLGYRPNQAARAIRTGRTNTVILSLTMLSDPWSLSVIEAVQKAAAPLGITPMILGDADWVKVLGTHNADAVFVDAVRPDQREALRKLAGHGTTLVVFDENVNAEGFDVIRSIAGPGCRMAVEHLLHGHRRVACLTPATAAGTSGGTRYRAYAEALEHAGIPQREDYVGLFDGTSAGAYAAATRVLSLPDRPTAIYATTDYAAVSAINAAQRLGLAVGTDVDIIGVGNTVEGERMSPSLSTVGPVDFFDKLARLLLRRATGPADAGTAEEPGVLDFPWHLFVRESAPHRSAATRLY; this comes from the coding sequence ATGGCAAAAGCAAGCACCACCGGAGTCCGGCCCACCATTCGCATGGTGGCCGAACTGGCGGGCGTGTCCACCGCCACGGTCTCCTACGTGTTGTCCGGACGCCGCGGTGATGGCGGCCCCGGTGTTTCGGACCCGACGGCGGAGAAGGTCAAGGCGGCCGCGGAGCGGCTTGGCTACCGCCCCAACCAGGCAGCCCGGGCCATCCGGACGGGCCGCACCAACACCGTGATCCTTTCTCTGACCATGCTCTCCGATCCGTGGTCGTTGTCGGTGATCGAGGCCGTTCAAAAGGCGGCCGCCCCGTTGGGAATCACCCCGATGATCCTTGGGGACGCCGACTGGGTCAAGGTCCTTGGCACGCACAATGCCGACGCTGTGTTCGTCGACGCCGTCCGTCCTGATCAGAGGGAGGCCTTGCGAAAACTGGCAGGGCACGGAACCACGCTGGTGGTCTTTGACGAGAACGTGAATGCGGAAGGCTTCGACGTCATCCGATCCATCGCCGGACCCGGCTGCCGCATGGCCGTGGAGCACCTGCTCCACGGCCATCGCAGGGTCGCCTGCCTGACTCCTGCTACGGCGGCCGGCACATCCGGTGGCACCAGGTACCGCGCGTACGCAGAGGCACTGGAGCACGCGGGGATTCCGCAACGCGAGGACTACGTGGGGTTGTTCGATGGCACCAGCGCCGGGGCCTATGCGGCAGCAACCCGCGTGCTCAGCCTGCCGGACAGGCCCACAGCCATCTACGCCACCACGGATTATGCCGCAGTCAGCGCCATCAACGCCGCCCAGAGATTGGGCCTGGCGGTAGGCACCGACGTAGACATCATCGGCGTGGGCAACACCGTGGAGGGCGAAAGGATGTCGCCCTCCCTCAGCACAGTTGGTCCAGTGGATTTCTTCGACAAACTTGCCCGGCTGCTCCTGCGCCGGGCGACAGGACCGGCCGATGCCGGCACCGCGGAGGAGCCCGGTGTCCTGGACTTCCCCTGGCACTTGTTCGTGCGTGAATCGGCGCCGCACCGCAGCGCCGCAACCAGACTCTACTAA
- a CDS encoding Gfo/Idh/MocA family oxidoreductase yields MHTMEKDLKVGIVGFGLRSGLWKHAHKPGQGSEVTIVCDLSERGRADAAERIPTARVTGDLEELMASGIDAVLVLTPDNQHAAVAVRTLKAGIPTFCEKPLDITIEAADLILKTAYETGTRLYVGHNMRHMPVVVQMRQLIEEGRIGEVKAVWCRHFVGHGGDYYFKDWHAQRANVTSLLLQKGAHDIDVIHWLAGGYTKRVSAVGDLAVYGDVSNRSNNAGKRMGDWFSMDNWPPTEQKDLAEVIDVEDISMMNMVLDNGVLASYQQCHFTPDYWRNYTVIGTKGRIENLGDGPGETINVWTSRSSGYAVPDEVITIEDGEGGHGGADPRLIGEFLQFASEGGRTQTSPIAARQAVVAGILAAESLRGDGSAREVPELPAELVAYFDAGQPALVRD; encoded by the coding sequence CTGCACACCATGGAAAAGGATTTGAAGGTCGGCATCGTTGGTTTCGGCCTGCGATCGGGGCTGTGGAAGCATGCCCACAAGCCAGGCCAGGGCTCTGAGGTCACCATCGTTTGCGACCTCAGTGAACGCGGCCGGGCAGACGCTGCAGAACGGATTCCCACCGCCCGCGTCACGGGGGATCTCGAGGAACTCATGGCCAGTGGGATCGACGCTGTCCTGGTCCTGACCCCGGACAACCAGCACGCCGCCGTCGCAGTCCGTACGCTCAAGGCGGGAATCCCTACCTTCTGCGAGAAGCCCCTGGACATCACCATCGAGGCTGCGGACTTGATCCTCAAGACCGCCTATGAGACCGGCACCCGTCTTTACGTCGGCCACAACATGCGGCACATGCCGGTTGTAGTACAGATGCGCCAACTCATCGAGGAAGGCAGGATCGGCGAGGTCAAAGCGGTCTGGTGCCGCCACTTCGTGGGCCACGGTGGCGACTACTACTTCAAGGACTGGCACGCCCAACGGGCAAACGTCACCTCGCTCCTGCTCCAAAAGGGTGCCCATGACATCGACGTGATCCATTGGCTGGCCGGGGGATACACCAAGCGGGTTTCCGCCGTCGGAGATCTGGCCGTATACGGCGATGTATCCAACCGGAGCAACAACGCCGGCAAGCGCATGGGGGACTGGTTCTCCATGGACAACTGGCCGCCCACCGAGCAGAAGGACCTGGCGGAGGTGATCGACGTCGAGGACATTTCCATGATGAACATGGTCCTGGACAACGGTGTGCTGGCTTCCTACCAGCAATGCCACTTCACCCCGGACTATTGGCGCAACTACACCGTCATTGGCACCAAGGGGCGCATTGAGAACCTTGGCGACGGGCCGGGAGAGACCATCAATGTATGGACCAGCCGGTCCTCCGGCTATGCCGTACCGGACGAGGTCATCACCATCGAGGATGGCGAAGGCGGCCACGGCGGTGCGGACCCGCGCCTGATCGGGGAGTTCCTGCAGTTCGCTTCCGAAGGCGGCCGGACCCAAACAAGCCCCATTGCGGCGCGGCAGGCAGTGGTGGCCGGCATCCTGGCGGCGGAATCACTGCGTGGTGACGGCTCTGCCCGGGAGGTGCCGGAGCTGCCTGCGGAGCTGGTGGCGTATTTCGACGCCGGACAGCCCGCCTTGGTCCGCGACTGA
- a CDS encoding LysR family transcriptional regulator — protein MEIHQLQMLRELGDLGSVKAVAETLMVTPSAVSQQLALLQKSVDVPLTRKEGRALVLTDAGRVLAEAGAAVVNAMADARAAIGAYHDAPDAPVSVSAFHSAGQALFAPLAALLASGTASDGGMSPRLRLSDEDVAQEDFPGLAARYDLVLAHRMDNSPQWPEDKVAVIPLADEPLDIALPADHPLADRAELKPSDVVGESWVTSRDGYSPADVLAAVVAVSGRPAEVLHRINDYSTVAALVSAGGAIGLLPRFTARRVLDAGVVLRPLSGVNSVRKIDILARPETLKRTSVMTVCESLQTVMTELVELSGRH, from the coding sequence ATGGAAATTCACCAGTTGCAGATGCTCCGGGAGCTTGGCGACCTTGGCAGTGTGAAGGCCGTGGCAGAAACCCTGATGGTGACCCCGTCCGCTGTTTCCCAACAACTCGCCTTGCTGCAAAAGTCAGTGGACGTGCCACTGACGCGCAAAGAGGGCCGGGCTCTGGTGCTCACCGACGCAGGCCGCGTCCTCGCAGAGGCAGGTGCCGCCGTCGTCAATGCCATGGCAGATGCGCGGGCCGCCATCGGCGCGTACCACGATGCTCCGGACGCCCCGGTGAGCGTGAGCGCCTTCCATAGCGCCGGGCAGGCGTTGTTCGCCCCGTTGGCGGCGTTGCTGGCATCCGGAACAGCGTCCGACGGCGGGATGTCACCGCGCCTGCGCCTGTCCGATGAGGATGTTGCCCAGGAGGATTTCCCGGGGTTGGCGGCCCGCTATGACTTGGTTTTGGCGCACCGAATGGACAACAGCCCCCAGTGGCCCGAAGACAAGGTGGCCGTGATTCCCCTCGCCGACGAGCCCCTGGACATCGCCCTCCCCGCGGATCACCCCCTGGCGGACCGTGCGGAACTGAAACCATCCGACGTCGTGGGTGAATCCTGGGTGACCAGCCGTGACGGCTACTCCCCCGCGGACGTCCTTGCCGCGGTCGTTGCCGTTAGTGGCAGGCCCGCCGAGGTGCTGCACCGGATCAACGACTATTCCACGGTTGCGGCGCTGGTGTCAGCGGGCGGTGCAATCGGACTGCTGCCGCGGTTCACAGCGCGCCGCGTGCTCGATGCCGGGGTGGTGCTGCGTCCACTGTCAGGAGTGAATTCGGTGCGCAAGATCGACATCCTGGCCCGCCCCGAAACGCTCAAGCGGACATCGGTCATGACGGTTTGCGAGTCACTTCAAACCGTCATGACCGAGCTTGTGGAACTGTCCGGCCGGCACTGA